A window of Thalassophryne amazonica chromosome 21, fThaAma1.1, whole genome shotgun sequence contains these coding sequences:
- the amd1 gene encoding S-adenosylmethionine decarboxylase proenzyme isoform X1 has translation MEDNGAHFFEGTEKLLEVWFSPPDGTKGTGDLRTIPRFEWDKLLENVHCLIISVTKTDKQEAYILSESSMFVSERRFILKTCGTTLLLQALVPLLELAREYCGFEAIENFFYSRKNFMKPTHQEFPHRNFQEEVDFLGQIFPNGAAYCMGRLNSDCWYLFTLDLPEYWENKHADQTLEVLMSDLDPAIMDQFYMKDGVSANDVTHMSGIRDLIPGSVIDATMFNPCGYSMNGMKTDVSDCLLATSVDDTGKNLSNETLLALQGTYWTIHITPEPEFSYVSFETNLSQTSYDDLVRKVVDVFKPGKFVTTLFVNQRSKCRSVFSSVQKLEGYKRLDRQLAQFNDYNFVFTSYAVNRQQSQKS, from the exons ATGGAAGATAACGGTGCACATTTCTTCGAGGGGACTGAGAAGCTGCTGGAGGTGTGGTTCTCCCCGCCGGATGGAACCAAAGGAACCGGAGACCTCCGAACCATCCCGAG GTTTGAGTGGGACAAACTTCTGGAGAATGTGCACTGTTTGATCATAAGTGTGACAAAGACTGACAAGCAGGAAGCTTATATACTCAG TGAGAGTAGCATGTTTGTCTCCGAGAGACGTTTCATTTTGAAGACATGTGGAACCACCCTCTTACTGCAAGCACTGGTGCCTCTGCTGGAACTTGCCAGGGAGTACTGCGGCTTTGAGGCCATTGAG AATTTCTTTTACTCCCGTAAGAACTTTATGAAACCAACACATCAGGAGTTCCCTCATCGAAACTTCCAAGAGGAAGTGGACTTTCTCGGTCAGATTTTCCCAA ATGGTGCAGCCTACTGTATGGGACGTTTGAACTCTGACTGCTG GTATCTGTTTACCCTGGACTTGCCCGAGTACTGGGAGAACAAGCATGCGGATCAGACACTGGAAGTTCTGATGAGCGACCTCGATCCAGCCATTATGGACCAGTTCTATATGAAAGATGGTGTTTCTGCCAATGATGTCACTCAT ATGAGTGGAATTCGTGACCTGATACCAGGTTCTGTGATTGACGCCACCATGTTCAACCCTTGTGGCTACTCGATGAATGGAATGAAGACTGACGTGAGTGACTGTCTGTTAGCGACGTCGGTGGACGACACTGGAAAGAACCTTAGTAACGAGACTCTGTTGGCTCTCCAGGGGACCTACTGGACCATCCACATCACCCCGGAACCAGAGTTCTCTTACGTCAGCTTTGAGACCAATCTTTCCCAGACATCGTACGACGATTTGGTCAGGAAGGTTGTGGATGTGTTCAAGCCGGGAAAGTTTGTGACGACGCTCTTTGTCAATCAG CGCTCCAAATGTCGCAGCGTCTTTTCTTCTGTGCAGAAACTCGAAGGCTACAAACGTCTAGATCGCCAGCTGGCTCAGTTCAACGATTACAACTTTGTCTTCACTAGCTACGCGGTGAATCGCCAGCAGAGCCAGAAGAGCTGA
- the amd1 gene encoding S-adenosylmethionine decarboxylase proenzyme isoform X2, with translation MEDNGAHFFEGTEKLLEVWFSPPDGTKGTGDLRTIPRFEWDKLLENVHCLIISVTKTDKQEAYILSESSMFVSERRFILKTCGTTLLLQALVPLLELAREYCGFEAIENFFYSRKNFMKPTHQEFPHRNFQEEVDFLGQIFPNGAAYCMGRLNSDCWYLFTLDLPEYWENKHADQTLEVLMSDLDPAIMDQFYMKDGVSANDVTHMSGIRDLIPGSVIDATMFNPCGYSMNGMKTDGTYWTIHITPEPEFSYVSFETNLSQTSYDDLVRKVVDVFKPGKFVTTLFVNQRSKCRSVFSSVQKLEGYKRLDRQLAQFNDYNFVFTSYAVNRQQSQKS, from the exons ATGGAAGATAACGGTGCACATTTCTTCGAGGGGACTGAGAAGCTGCTGGAGGTGTGGTTCTCCCCGCCGGATGGAACCAAAGGAACCGGAGACCTCCGAACCATCCCGAG GTTTGAGTGGGACAAACTTCTGGAGAATGTGCACTGTTTGATCATAAGTGTGACAAAGACTGACAAGCAGGAAGCTTATATACTCAG TGAGAGTAGCATGTTTGTCTCCGAGAGACGTTTCATTTTGAAGACATGTGGAACCACCCTCTTACTGCAAGCACTGGTGCCTCTGCTGGAACTTGCCAGGGAGTACTGCGGCTTTGAGGCCATTGAG AATTTCTTTTACTCCCGTAAGAACTTTATGAAACCAACACATCAGGAGTTCCCTCATCGAAACTTCCAAGAGGAAGTGGACTTTCTCGGTCAGATTTTCCCAA ATGGTGCAGCCTACTGTATGGGACGTTTGAACTCTGACTGCTG GTATCTGTTTACCCTGGACTTGCCCGAGTACTGGGAGAACAAGCATGCGGATCAGACACTGGAAGTTCTGATGAGCGACCTCGATCCAGCCATTATGGACCAGTTCTATATGAAAGATGGTGTTTCTGCCAATGATGTCACTCAT ATGAGTGGAATTCGTGACCTGATACCAGGTTCTGTGATTGACGCCACCATGTTCAACCCTTGTGGCTACTCGATGAATGGAATGAAGACTGAC GGGACCTACTGGACCATCCACATCACCCCGGAACCAGAGTTCTCTTACGTCAGCTTTGAGACCAATCTTTCCCAGACATCGTACGACGATTTGGTCAGGAAGGTTGTGGATGTGTTCAAGCCGGGAAAGTTTGTGACGACGCTCTTTGTCAATCAG CGCTCCAAATGTCGCAGCGTCTTTTCTTCTGTGCAGAAACTCGAAGGCTACAAACGTCTAGATCGCCAGCTGGCTCAGTTCAACGATTACAACTTTGTCTTCACTAGCTACGCGGTGAATCGCCAGCAGAGCCAGAAGAGCTGA